A DNA window from Helianthus annuus cultivar XRQ/B chromosome 15, HanXRQr2.0-SUNRISE, whole genome shotgun sequence contains the following coding sequences:
- the LOC110914366 gene encoding proteoglycan 4-like codes for MAENITTNVRTWRYPRFVQMLIDRAYPGINRNIQGDLLVQAHMSNNTLKNLVKYHPNHPEPDLVIENFGLLRDANYVDPDPENHQNWRNQEEMKEALYAVELKILQSFKSTKNEWYVKESGRRRRFATPVAEGESSSSKPKKKQKKKKQTMLIDESDEDVPEMNVEKEQEMTGAENIVIDTDLFTTEAYFVDNVVQTVTSDIQKEKEKVLDDVEGDDVDKDTTSSSSSSKDEMINEVERERRMREEVEKEKLIKKRKRQEQEDAPYVPSPEHVSESQSTPKGHKKAASRKRATPKHKVSKRPKKIFQKTPTPPREPTPPREPRPPHSPIHQSPPRLPTPPRQRSPIPQSTPPPQQPYYTSQDIFGTPPLTQVQPGSSSKGVPTPQDNLLDVDFDFANNSQVLKLEKKIENVISENKRLAAENKKIADREKTLAGRVQKLEGENKMLTQKVEADQTEIDILKVRVSELEEEKNRRESENEYYKLKYKELTSAKNRHDHEFYMLNRVVESMLGTSVEQKFEELKVEDLRAERQAEMERQIKIRVKELQEVQLCLKCLLYLR; via the coding sequence ATGGCGGAGAATATCACGACGAACGTTAGAACTTGGAGGTATCCGCGTTTTGTACAAATGTTGATTGATCGTGCATACCCTGGGATTAATAGAAACATTCAGGGTGATCTTCTCGTTCAAGCTCACATGTCTAATAACACTTTGAAGAACCTGGTCAAGTATCATCCAAATCATCCTGAGCCTGATCTAGTGATTGAAAATTTCGGATTACTTAGAGATGCGAACTATGTGGATCCTGATCCTGAAAATCACCAAAATTGGAGAAATCAGGAAGAAATGAAAGAAGCGTTGTATGCTGTTGAGTTGAAAATACTTCAGAGTTTCAAATCAACCAAGAACGAGTGGTATGTGAAGGAGTCAGGACGCAGGCGTAGATTTGCAACTCCTGTAGCTGAAGGTGAAAGTTCTTCTTCAAAGCcgaagaagaaacaaaagaagaaaaagcaAACAATGTTAATTGACGAGTCTGATGAAGATGTTCCTGAGATGAATGTTGAAAAGGAACAAGAGATGACTGGTGCTGAAAACATAGTAATTGATACAGATTTGTTTACGACAGAAGCATATTTTGTTGATAATGTTGTGCAGACAGTTACTTCTGATattcaaaaagaaaaagagaaggtGTTAGATGATGTTGAAGGTGACGACGTTGATAAAGACACTACGAGTTCTTCTAGTTCATCAAAAGATGAAATGATTAATGAGGTTGAACGCGAAAGGAGAATGAGAGAAGAAGTAGAAAAAGAAaagttgatcaagaagaggaagAGGCAAGAACAGGAGGATGCTCCTTATGTTCCTTCTCCGGAGCATGTTTCAGAGTCACAATCTACTCCGAAAGGTCATAAGAAAGCTGCAAGTCGAAAAAGAGCAACACCGAAGCATAAAGTGTCGAAGAGACCTAAAAAGATCTTTCAGAAGACTCCTACACCTCCACGTGAACCTACACCTCCACGTGAACCAAGACCTCCACATTCACCGATACATCAATCTCCACCCAGACTTCCCACACCACCAAGACAACGATCACCTATTCCTcaatcaacaccaccaccacaacaaccatatTACACTTCACAAGATATCTTCGGcacacctccactcacccaagtACAACCTGGTTCTTCGAGTAAAGGTGTTCCGACACCGCAAGATAATCTACTAGACGTTGACTTCGACTTTGCAAATAATTCGCAAGTGTTGAAATTGGAAAAGAAAATAGAGAATGTGATATCAGAGAATAAAAGGTTGGCGGCTGAAAACAAAAAGATTGCTGATAGAGAAAAGACTCTTGCTGGTAGGGTGCAGAAGTTGGAAGGTGAAAACaaaatgttgacacagaaagttGAAGCTGATCAGACGGAAATCGACATtctgaaagttcgagtgtctgaATTAGAAGAAGAGAAGAATCGTCGAGAGAGTGAAAATGAATACTATAAGTTGAAATATAAAGAACTTACATCAGCTAAAAATCGTCATGATCATGAGTTCTACATGTTGAATAGAGTTGTTGAAAGTATGCTTGGGACGTCAGTGGaacaaaagtttgaagagctAAAGGTAGAAGATCTGCGTGCTGAACGTCAAGCAGAAATGGAAAGACAGATAAAGATAAGGGTAAAGGAGCTGCAGGAAGTTCAGCTGTGCCTGAAATGTCTATTGTACCTTCGATGA